One region of Ferrovum sp. JA12 genomic DNA includes:
- the carA gene encoding glutamine-hydrolyzing carbamoyl-phosphate synthase small subunit, translated as MTVPAVLVLADGSVFRGVSIGAEGASVGEVVFNTAMTGYQEVLTDPSYAKQMVTLTYPHIGNVGVNDEDAESTRVWAAGLIIRDLPRLLSSFRAQQSLPDFLKNQHVVAIAGVDTRKLTRLLREKGAQSGCLMAGDNINIEEALLKAQSFTGLAGLDLAKVVSIKEPYTWTQNVWQLASQPKPLASVAGKFKVVAYDFGVKQNILRMLVERGCEVTVVPAQTSATQALSYKPDGIFLSNGPGDPEPCDYAIEAIKEFIAQKVPLFGICLGHQLLGLASGAKTMKMKFGHHGANHPVQDLTSGRVMITSQNHGFAVDATTLPDHCRVTHVSLFDQSLQGIARTDCPAFSFQGHPEASPGPHEAASLFDHFIDLMKANSP; from the coding sequence ATGACTGTGCCTGCTGTTTTAGTATTAGCAGATGGGTCGGTATTTCGTGGTGTGTCCATTGGTGCGGAAGGTGCTAGTGTAGGTGAGGTGGTGTTTAATACTGCCATGACAGGTTACCAGGAAGTTTTGACTGACCCCTCTTACGCTAAGCAAATGGTGACCTTAACCTATCCCCATATTGGTAATGTAGGGGTGAATGATGAGGATGCAGAATCCACCAGGGTATGGGCAGCTGGCTTAATTATTCGCGATCTACCTCGTTTATTGTCCAGCTTTAGAGCACAACAGTCATTGCCTGATTTCTTAAAAAATCAACATGTGGTAGCAATTGCTGGCGTGGATACACGTAAACTGACTCGCCTACTGAGAGAAAAAGGGGCTCAGTCAGGATGCTTGATGGCGGGGGATAATATAAATATTGAGGAGGCACTCCTCAAGGCGCAATCTTTTACAGGTCTTGCTGGTCTTGATTTAGCTAAGGTAGTGAGCATAAAAGAGCCCTATACATGGACCCAAAACGTGTGGCAGTTGGCAAGCCAACCTAAGCCTTTGGCCTCTGTCGCAGGGAAGTTTAAAGTGGTGGCTTACGATTTTGGCGTAAAACAAAATATCCTTCGTATGTTGGTTGAGCGCGGTTGTGAAGTAACGGTGGTGCCTGCGCAAACGTCAGCGACCCAGGCTTTGTCCTATAAGCCGGATGGTATTTTTCTGTCCAACGGTCCGGGAGACCCAGAGCCTTGTGACTACGCAATCGAAGCCATCAAAGAGTTTATTGCTCAGAAAGTTCCGTTGTTTGGTATTTGTTTGGGGCATCAACTGTTAGGCCTTGCCTCTGGCGCGAAGACCATGAAAATGAAGTTTGGTCACCATGGGGCCAACCATCCTGTGCAGGATTTAACCTCGGGTCGGGTGATGATCACTAGCCAAAACCATGGTTTTGCGGTGGATGCCACAACACTGCCTGATCATTGTCGGGTTACCCATGTGTCCTTGTTCGATCAGAGTTTGCAAGGTATTGCGCGCACCGATTGTCCCGCATTTAGTTTTCAAGGTCATCCGGAAGCCAGTCCAGGCCCTCACGAGGCTGCTTCTCTGTTTGATCATTTTATTGATTTGATGAAAGCCAACTCACCTTGA
- the sucD gene encoding succinate--CoA ligase subunit alpha, translating into MSILIDRNTRVLTQGITGKTGMFHTKMCQEYAFGRECFVAGVTPKKGGQFYEAIPIFETVKEAKEQTGATVSVIYVPPPFAAAAIDEAVEAQMDLVICITEGIPVRDMIRTRYNMQGKKTILIGPNCPGLITPEEIKIGIMPGHIHKKGPIGVVSRSGTLTYEAVGQLRELGLGQSSCVGIGGDPVNGMKHIDVMKLFNDDPATEAVIMVGEIGGEDEESCARWIKDNMTKPVVGFIAGVTAPPGKRMGHAGAIISGGHGTAQEKLSVMEECGIKVTRNPAEMGKTLKSVIK; encoded by the coding sequence ATGTCAATACTGATCGATCGTAATACGCGTGTGCTCACCCAAGGCATTACTGGTAAAACAGGCATGTTCCACACCAAGATGTGTCAAGAGTACGCCTTCGGAAGAGAGTGTTTTGTGGCCGGAGTGACCCCTAAAAAAGGTGGCCAATTTTATGAAGCAATTCCTATTTTCGAGACAGTGAAAGAAGCTAAGGAGCAGACCGGAGCCACGGTATCAGTCATTTACGTGCCGCCTCCCTTTGCCGCTGCAGCCATTGATGAGGCAGTGGAAGCGCAGATGGATTTGGTGATTTGTATCACTGAGGGAATCCCGGTGCGTGACATGATTCGTACTCGTTATAATATGCAAGGTAAGAAAACCATCTTAATTGGTCCCAATTGCCCAGGGTTGATTACGCCAGAGGAAATCAAGATTGGTATTATGCCAGGGCATATTCATAAAAAAGGTCCCATTGGTGTTGTATCTCGTTCAGGAACGCTGACCTACGAGGCAGTGGGACAATTACGTGAATTAGGTTTAGGTCAATCCTCCTGCGTGGGCATTGGTGGTGATCCTGTGAATGGGATGAAGCATATTGATGTCATGAAACTCTTTAATGATGATCCCGCCACTGAAGCAGTGATTATGGTGGGGGAGATTGGTGGAGAGGATGAAGAATCCTGTGCCAGATGGATTAAGGACAACATGACGAAGCCTGTGGTTGGTTTTATTGCCGGGGTTACAGCTCCCCCAGGCAAACGCATGGGTCATGCCGGAGCGATTATATCGGGCGGACATGGGACGGCTCAGGAGAAGCTTTCTGTGATGGAAGAGTGTGGTATTAAAGTTACCCGTAACCCTGCTGAAATGGGGAAAACCCTGAAGTCTGTAATTAAATAG
- the carB gene encoding carbamoyl-phosphate synthase large subunit, whose translation MPKRTDIHSILIIGAGPIVIGQACEFDYSGAQACKALREEGYRVVLVNSNPATIMTDPEMADVTYIEPIHWKTIEKIIAKEKPDALLPTMGGQTALNCALDLAREGVLERYHVEMIGARKEAIDKAEDREKFKAAMTRIGLATPRSAIAHSMEEALQVQALVGYPAIIRPSFTMGGSGGGIAYNHEEFVAICERGLDASPTRELLVEESVIGWKEYEMEVVRDRQDNCIIICSIENLDAMGVHTGDSITVAPAQTLTDKEYQIMRDASLAVLREIGVETGGSNVQFAVNPKDGRMIVIEMNPRVSRSSALASKATGFPIAKVAAKLAVGYTLDELSNDITQGATPASFEPAIDYVVTKIPRFAFEKFPQANDRLTTQMKSVGEVMAIGRSFQESLQKALRGLETGAQGLDDMPGEMATIEAEIANPGPYRLWYVGQAMREGLSIEEIYRLSHIDPWFLAEIEDLIVEEQRIKHDPQEALSPLTLKRLKRKGFSDRRIASLIKGSEEQVRQARHQHHIHPVYKRVDTCAAEFATATAYLYSSYEEECEAHPSERKKIMVLGGGPNRIGQGIEFDYCCVHAALALREDGYETIMVNCNPETVSTDYDTSDRLYFEPLTLEDVLEIVAIEKPEGVIVQFGGQTPLKLAKGLERMGVPIIGTQPDSIDRAEDRKRFQQLLHELGLKQPDNRTAFHRESALKLAQELGYPIVVRPSYVLGGRAMQIVHTQADLEKYLREVISDTDGMNGVAVTEDSPILLDRFLNDALEVDVDAVSDGESVIIGGIMEHIEQAGVHSGDSACSLPPFSLSEALQDELRRQTVAMAKALGVVGLMNVQFAIQGESVYVLEVNPRASRTVPYVAKATGRQLAKIAARCMVGQSLASQGVVNEIIPPYYAVKEAVFPFIKFPGVDTILGPEMKSTGEVMGVGVTFAEAFLKSQIAAGVKYPTSGKVFLSVKNMDKANAVDVARRLSALGFVLVATKGTAQALHGAGIEAISVNKVAEGRPHIVDMIKNREIDMIINTVEEHSRAVQDSWSIRNAALQGRITYYTTIAGAKAACLGMALAQTENLAVYDLQTLQQSIVK comes from the coding sequence ATGCCAAAAAGAACTGATATTCATTCGATTTTAATCATTGGTGCCGGCCCGATTGTGATTGGTCAGGCGTGTGAGTTTGATTACTCAGGCGCGCAGGCTTGTAAAGCTTTGCGGGAAGAGGGGTACCGGGTTGTTTTAGTGAATTCAAATCCTGCTACCATCATGACCGACCCTGAGATGGCGGATGTCACTTATATCGAGCCGATTCACTGGAAAACCATTGAAAAAATTATCGCTAAAGAAAAGCCCGATGCGCTACTGCCTACTATGGGTGGCCAGACAGCTTTAAATTGCGCTTTGGATTTAGCACGCGAGGGAGTTCTGGAGCGTTACCACGTGGAGATGATTGGTGCCCGTAAAGAGGCCATTGATAAGGCAGAGGACCGTGAAAAGTTTAAAGCGGCTATGACCCGTATTGGTTTAGCTACGCCCCGTTCCGCCATTGCGCATAGCATGGAGGAAGCTTTACAGGTTCAAGCCCTTGTGGGTTATCCGGCTATTATTCGGCCGTCCTTTACCATGGGCGGTAGCGGTGGTGGTATAGCTTACAATCATGAGGAGTTCGTGGCGATTTGTGAGCGGGGTCTTGATGCTTCACCCACCCGAGAGCTATTGGTGGAAGAGTCGGTCATCGGGTGGAAGGAATATGAAATGGAAGTTGTGCGTGACCGACAAGACAACTGCATTATTATCTGCTCCATTGAAAATTTGGACGCCATGGGTGTGCACACGGGGGACTCTATTACGGTGGCCCCTGCTCAGACCTTAACGGATAAAGAATATCAGATTATGCGGGATGCCTCTCTGGCAGTCTTAAGAGAGATTGGGGTGGAAACCGGCGGTTCTAATGTGCAGTTTGCGGTCAATCCTAAGGATGGACGAATGATCGTTATTGAGATGAATCCCCGCGTCTCACGCTCCTCTGCCTTGGCCTCAAAAGCCACCGGTTTTCCTATTGCTAAAGTGGCAGCTAAGCTTGCGGTAGGTTATACCTTAGATGAATTAAGTAACGACATTACGCAGGGAGCAACTCCGGCCTCTTTTGAGCCTGCAATTGATTATGTCGTCACTAAAATCCCTCGTTTTGCCTTTGAGAAATTTCCGCAGGCCAACGATCGACTCACAACGCAAATGAAATCTGTGGGAGAAGTGATGGCGATTGGCCGCTCTTTTCAAGAATCCTTGCAAAAAGCGCTACGCGGTTTAGAAACGGGAGCCCAAGGCTTAGATGATATGCCAGGTGAGATGGCCACCATTGAGGCTGAGATTGCGAACCCCGGTCCCTATCGCTTATGGTATGTGGGTCAGGCGATGCGCGAGGGCTTGAGTATCGAGGAAATTTATCGTCTAAGTCATATTGATCCTTGGTTCTTAGCTGAGATTGAGGATTTGATTGTTGAAGAGCAAAGAATTAAGCATGATCCTCAGGAGGCTCTTAGCCCGCTGACCCTGAAAAGATTAAAACGTAAAGGGTTTTCTGATCGTCGTATCGCATCGCTCATCAAGGGATCTGAAGAACAGGTTCGTCAAGCCCGTCACCAGCATCATATTCATCCTGTGTATAAAAGGGTGGATACCTGTGCTGCCGAATTTGCCACTGCTACCGCCTATTTATATTCTTCCTATGAGGAGGAATGTGAAGCTCATCCTAGTGAACGTAAAAAAATTATGGTACTGGGTGGAGGCCCTAACCGAATTGGCCAGGGGATCGAGTTTGATTATTGTTGTGTCCATGCGGCTCTAGCCTTACGTGAAGATGGTTATGAAACCATTATGGTGAACTGTAATCCGGAAACGGTTTCAACGGATTATGATACTTCCGATCGTCTTTATTTCGAACCCTTAACGCTTGAAGATGTATTGGAAATTGTCGCCATTGAAAAACCTGAAGGGGTTATTGTTCAGTTTGGTGGACAAACACCTTTAAAGCTTGCCAAGGGATTGGAGAGGATGGGAGTTCCTATTATTGGTACTCAACCTGACAGTATTGATCGTGCTGAAGACAGAAAACGTTTTCAGCAGTTGTTGCATGAACTAGGGTTAAAACAGCCCGATAATCGGACTGCTTTTCATCGTGAGAGCGCATTGAAGTTAGCGCAAGAATTAGGCTACCCGATTGTGGTGCGGCCCAGTTATGTACTGGGCGGTCGTGCCATGCAAATTGTGCACACTCAAGCAGACTTAGAAAAATACTTGCGTGAAGTCATTTCTGATACGGACGGAATGAACGGGGTGGCAGTGACAGAGGATTCCCCTATTTTATTAGACCGTTTTTTAAATGATGCCTTGGAAGTCGATGTGGATGCGGTCAGTGACGGCGAGAGTGTGATTATTGGGGGTATTATGGAGCACATCGAACAAGCGGGGGTTCACTCGGGTGACTCCGCCTGTTCGTTGCCACCCTTTAGTTTGAGTGAGGCTTTGCAGGATGAGTTACGTCGTCAAACTGTAGCCATGGCCAAAGCTTTGGGAGTGGTGGGATTGATGAACGTCCAATTCGCTATTCAAGGCGAGAGTGTGTATGTCTTAGAAGTTAATCCCCGTGCATCACGGACGGTTCCTTACGTGGCAAAAGCCACAGGACGTCAACTCGCTAAGATCGCTGCTCGTTGCATGGTGGGGCAGAGCTTGGCCTCACAAGGGGTGGTGAATGAAATTATTCCACCATATTACGCGGTGAAAGAAGCGGTTTTTCCTTTTATTAAATTCCCCGGCGTGGATACGATTTTAGGTCCTGAAATGAAATCCACTGGTGAAGTAATGGGTGTGGGGGTTACTTTTGCCGAAGCATTTTTAAAGTCGCAAATTGCCGCAGGAGTAAAATATCCCACCTCCGGCAAGGTGTTTTTGAGTGTTAAAAACATGGACAAAGCCAATGCGGTGGATGTGGCGAGACGCCTGTCAGCCCTTGGCTTTGTTTTGGTGGCCACCAAGGGGACTGCTCAGGCTCTTCATGGAGCAGGCATTGAGGCGATTTCAGTTAATAAGGTGGCGGAGGGTCGACCACATATTGTTGACATGATCAAAAATCGTGAGATTGATATGATTATTAATACGGTAGAAGAGCACTCTCGTGCGGTTCAAGACTCTTGGTCGATTCGAAATGCCGCTTTGCAGGGCAGAATTACTTATTACACCACCATTGCTGGCGCTAAGGCCGCTTGTTTGGGTATGGCTTTGGCGCAGACAGAGAATCTCGCTGTCTATGATTTACAAACATTACAACAATCTATAGTGAAGTAG
- a CDS encoding outer membrane protein assembly factor BamE: protein MVKIKWIKNCYLLCWLLLSACSLHPYKMGIQQGTAINTNMVEKLKSGMTRNEVSLVLGTPLLADPFHANQWDYVFYTRDKGLLSKPYHLTVYFKHDRLDHFINDYPPEKAVEYQDAEIVK from the coding sequence GTGGTTAAAATAAAGTGGATTAAAAATTGTTATTTACTGTGCTGGCTGTTGCTCTCTGCCTGTAGTTTACATCCCTATAAAATGGGTATACAGCAGGGCACGGCCATTAATACCAATATGGTGGAGAAGTTAAAATCTGGCATGACCAGAAATGAGGTCAGTCTCGTCTTAGGGACTCCCCTGTTGGCAGACCCTTTTCATGCCAATCAGTGGGACTATGTTTTTTATACCCGCGACAAGGGATTATTGAGTAAGCCCTATCATTTAACTGTTTACTTTAAGCATGATCGGCTGGACCACTTTATTAATGATTACCCCCCTGAAAAAGCGGTGGAATATCAAGATGCGGAGATTGTGAAATGA
- a CDS encoding DUF2889 domain-containing protein, protein MVSEKSSGRKLLHRRSIVIEGYEREDGHYDIEGHLLDIKGYDFPVMNGIRQTGEPIHDMFLGITIDAEMTIVNAYAKTEARPYPGFCESITDHYQSLKGLRIAPGFTRAVKERFGGVKGCTHLTEMIGALATVAFQTRYGSAESHSPNKPPHLDGCHALDTTGPVVAQFYPQWHVAKK, encoded by the coding sequence ATGGTATCTGAAAAGTCCAGTGGACGAAAATTATTACACCGCAGAAGTATCGTGATTGAGGGGTATGAGAGAGAGGATGGTCATTACGACATTGAAGGACATTTGCTTGATATAAAAGGTTATGATTTCCCTGTTATGAACGGTATTCGTCAGACAGGAGAGCCGATTCACGATATGTTTCTTGGCATCACTATTGACGCAGAGATGACCATTGTTAACGCCTATGCAAAAACTGAGGCGAGGCCCTACCCCGGTTTTTGCGAATCCATTACTGATCATTACCAATCTCTCAAAGGATTAAGGATTGCTCCAGGTTTTACGAGAGCAGTTAAAGAGCGTTTTGGCGGCGTCAAAGGGTGCACTCATTTAACAGAGATGATTGGTGCCCTCGCCACCGTAGCCTTCCAAACCCGTTATGGCTCAGCTGAATCCCATTCTCCCAACAAACCTCCCCATTTAGATGGTTGCCATGCACTGGATACCACAGGGCCCGTGGTGGCTCAGTTTTATCCGCAGTGGCATGTGGCCAAAAAGTAA
- the fur gene encoding ferric iron uptake transcriptional regulator, whose translation MSDPHNLKDIGLKATLPRLKILSLFEHSEVRHMSAEEIYRRLLQEGMEIGLATVYRVLTQFEQAGLLVRHHFEGNRAVYELNGGEHHDHLVCMQCGHVEEFHDPEIEKRQNKVAKDRGFVIHDHSLHLYADCIRENCPRKSNHAI comes from the coding sequence ATGAGTGATCCACATAATTTAAAAGATATTGGTCTTAAGGCTACATTGCCGCGACTCAAGATATTAAGCTTATTTGAACACTCAGAAGTTCGCCATATGAGTGCTGAAGAAATCTATCGCCGTTTATTGCAAGAGGGCATGGAAATAGGTTTAGCCACAGTCTATCGCGTATTAACTCAATTTGAACAGGCAGGTCTATTGGTACGTCACCATTTTGAAGGCAATCGCGCCGTATATGAGCTCAATGGGGGTGAACATCATGACCATTTAGTCTGCATGCAATGCGGGCACGTGGAGGAATTTCACGATCCTGAAATTGAAAAAAGACAAAACAAAGTCGCCAAGGATCGTGGCTTCGTTATTCATGATCATTCCCTTCATCTTTACGCGGACTGCATTCGTGAGAATTGTCCGCGTAAATCAAATCACGCTATTTAA
- the sucC gene encoding ADP-forming succinate--CoA ligase subunit beta, whose protein sequence is MKIHEYQAKEILRQYGVPTPRGIPCFSVDEAVLAGQTLASPVVVVKAQIHAGGRGKGGGVKVAKTPTELHTYAEQIFGMNLVTHQTDSHGQKVRRLLIEEGADIKKELYVGMVVDRQSQRVALMASPEGGMDIEEVAARNPEKIMTIFIDPVEGLTLDQCLAVSKFIGIESDLWSQSAQLLQGLYQAFDEKDASLAEINPVVVTGDKRVLALDAKMNFDSNALYRHPEIVGLRDLDEEDPSEIEASRFDLSYISLDGNIGCLVNGAGLAMATMDIVKLYGGSPANFLDVGGGATTEKVTEAFKLMLKNPHLEAILVNIFGGIMKCDVIATGVVEAAKQVHLSVPLVVRLEGTNVELGKQILAQSGLPIISANNMAEAAQKVVDAARG, encoded by the coding sequence ATGAAAATTCATGAGTACCAAGCAAAAGAAATACTTCGCCAATACGGTGTTCCCACTCCTCGTGGTATTCCTTGTTTTAGTGTTGATGAGGCTGTTTTAGCTGGGCAAACCTTGGCTTCTCCCGTGGTGGTGGTCAAGGCACAAATTCATGCAGGGGGGAGAGGAAAGGGAGGGGGCGTAAAAGTTGCCAAGACGCCAACAGAGCTGCATACCTATGCTGAACAGATTTTTGGTATGAATTTAGTTACCCATCAAACTGATTCCCATGGGCAAAAGGTGCGTCGTCTCCTTATTGAAGAAGGGGCGGATATCAAAAAAGAGCTGTATGTCGGTATGGTGGTAGATCGCCAGTCTCAGCGCGTAGCGTTGATGGCCAGTCCTGAAGGGGGGATGGACATTGAAGAGGTTGCCGCACGTAACCCTGAAAAAATCATGACCATTTTTATTGATCCGGTCGAGGGTTTAACCTTGGATCAGTGTCTTGCGGTATCTAAATTTATTGGTATTGAGAGTGACCTATGGTCGCAATCAGCCCAACTGCTTCAAGGTCTCTATCAAGCGTTTGACGAAAAAGATGCCAGTTTAGCGGAAATTAACCCCGTGGTAGTCACAGGAGATAAACGGGTGTTGGCCCTGGATGCCAAAATGAATTTTGATAGTAATGCGCTCTATCGTCATCCTGAAATTGTAGGGCTTCGTGATCTTGATGAAGAGGATCCCAGTGAGATTGAGGCTTCTCGTTTTGATCTCTCCTATATTTCGCTTGATGGCAACATAGGATGCCTCGTCAATGGGGCAGGGCTCGCCATGGCCACCATGGATATAGTTAAGCTCTATGGGGGCAGTCCAGCCAACTTTCTTGATGTAGGTGGAGGGGCTACTACAGAAAAAGTTACCGAAGCCTTTAAATTAATGCTTAAAAACCCACATCTTGAGGCCATTTTGGTCAATATTTTTGGCGGCATTATGAAATGTGATGTGATTGCCACCGGTGTTGTTGAGGCGGCTAAGCAAGTGCATCTGTCTGTTCCCTTGGTGGTGCGTCTTGAGGGGACCAATGTGGAGTTAGGTAAGCAAATATTGGCCCAATCTGGATTACCCATTATTTCTGCAAACAATATGGCTGAAGCTGCTCAAAAAGTAGTTGACGCCGCAAGAGGTTGA
- the dapB gene encoding 4-hydroxy-tetrahydrodipicolinate reductase, with the protein MSIRVAIAGSTGRMGRVLIDEVLTDASLTLSAALERPEHILIGRDPGDWSGVSTTIQISAASRKSLESTQVLIDFTRPKATLRHLELCRDLNIPMVIGTTGFSPDERETIFKASETIAIMMAPNMSVGVNVTLSLLDLAARLLTEGFDVEITEAHHRHKVDAPSGTALRLGEVVAHARGVKLADVALYGREGIMGERHPDTIGFATLRGGDVVGDHTVSFLGDGERVEITHKASGRDTFAKGAIKAAKFLQGKNAGLYDMEDVLGLKPLHHLLSEFKGRDK; encoded by the coding sequence ATGAGTATTCGGGTAGCTATTGCCGGCAGTACTGGCAGAATGGGTAGGGTGTTGATTGATGAAGTATTAACTGATGCTTCCTTAACATTAAGCGCTGCTCTTGAGCGCCCGGAGCATATCTTAATTGGCCGCGATCCTGGGGATTGGTCCGGTGTGAGTACTACGATTCAAATTAGTGCAGCGAGCCGCAAGAGTTTAGAATCCACTCAAGTGCTCATTGATTTTACCCGCCCTAAAGCAACCTTGCGGCATCTAGAGTTATGCCGGGATTTAAACATCCCTATGGTCATTGGTACCACGGGTTTTAGTCCTGATGAGCGTGAAACTATTTTTAAGGCATCAGAGACTATAGCGATTATGATGGCGCCTAATATGAGTGTAGGGGTTAACGTAACGCTATCTTTACTGGATTTGGCGGCGCGCCTATTAACCGAGGGTTTTGATGTGGAAATTACCGAGGCCCATCATCGTCATAAAGTAGATGCTCCTTCAGGAACCGCTTTGCGATTGGGTGAGGTGGTCGCTCATGCGCGTGGGGTCAAACTCGCGGATGTCGCCTTGTATGGTCGCGAAGGGATAATGGGTGAGCGTCACCCCGACACTATTGGTTTTGCAACCTTGCGCGGTGGTGATGTGGTGGGCGATCACACGGTCTCTTTTTTAGGGGATGGGGAGAGAGTAGAGATTACTCATAAAGCCAGTGGTCGGGATACCTTTGCTAAGGGAGCAATCAAGGCGGCGAAGTTTTTACAGGGGAAAAATGCTGGATTGTATGACATGGAAGATGTGTTAGGTTTAAAGCCCTTGCATCACCTACTCAGTGAGTTTAAGGGGCGTGATAAGTAA
- a CDS encoding lytic transglycosylase domain-containing protein, which translates to MKVFLIVLWLSLLTLPRVICANDLSLPDNLLIRAYHAHLQQQLNVLQSVITELGDDELADYPRYWYLVDKINQGGAVTTVNQVWQFKKDFPHSPLYKSLHNALAYALYNSHQEALFLATLEEPDQHNVNLLCAKLSLTLNDSSSAALVQEAKRLWLENPDNHFCSLLIGPLRSVMAVDQHELWQSLNEALYNHQDLRSRLINEALPKAEQLRERDWRQANSDPKHFLSHMLSYAHLNPGQTVLLLHALQLLAKEDPIEASHWWHNHASIVDTNGRDWGWAEIAYQGALKLDPHALSWFHLAKLGIDQEDYRASHVRTALREEQWQEVLKVIDSMPLKEQKLRMWQYWKAQSLNHLHQESTAQPILQALAKESDFYGLLTQDELHLELPHKVAIPPVSKQEIATLEPTLQRAIRLHRLNIKPMDRLEWNLANQPFNARQHLIAAHIAYQLQWFDRAIFSASQAGPMEDINLSYPTPFASTLEESVKKRHLDEAWVYGLIRQESLFAPQARSRTGAQGLMQIMPPTARWIAKHLSLKRFLPDQTTELATNLNLGTYYLQHLLDQLNTTALATAGYNAGPRRVKQWLNPTPMDGVIFIETIPFNETRDYVKRVMANTVLYSKRLNKPYIPLKERIGIVPTVANLQPIHGGEP; encoded by the coding sequence TTGAAAGTTTTTCTGATTGTTCTATGGCTATCGTTACTGACATTACCACGCGTGATCTGTGCTAACGATTTATCATTGCCTGACAATCTATTAATTAGAGCCTATCACGCTCATCTCCAACAGCAACTCAATGTATTGCAATCAGTGATCACTGAACTGGGGGATGACGAACTCGCTGATTATCCTCGTTACTGGTATCTGGTTGATAAAATCAATCAGGGAGGGGCGGTTACCACTGTCAACCAGGTCTGGCAATTCAAAAAGGATTTTCCACATAGCCCGCTTTACAAGTCACTGCATAACGCCTTAGCTTACGCCCTGTACAATAGTCATCAAGAGGCTCTTTTTCTAGCTACTCTAGAGGAACCTGATCAGCATAACGTCAACTTGCTATGCGCTAAACTTTCCCTTACCTTAAACGACTCCTCTTCCGCAGCACTCGTCCAGGAAGCCAAACGATTATGGCTTGAAAACCCTGACAATCATTTTTGTTCGCTGTTAATCGGCCCACTTCGCAGTGTAATGGCGGTTGACCAACATGAACTATGGCAATCTCTCAATGAGGCCCTTTATAACCATCAAGACCTACGCTCGCGTTTGATTAATGAGGCGCTACCCAAAGCAGAGCAGTTACGTGAACGAGACTGGCGGCAAGCCAATAGCGATCCCAAACACTTTCTTAGTCATATGTTAAGCTACGCCCATCTTAATCCTGGACAAACTGTACTCCTTCTTCACGCGCTACAACTTCTGGCCAAGGAAGATCCCATAGAAGCCTCACACTGGTGGCACAATCACGCCTCGATAGTGGATACCAATGGGCGTGATTGGGGATGGGCAGAAATTGCTTATCAAGGAGCTCTAAAACTAGATCCCCACGCCCTGTCTTGGTTTCATCTTGCTAAACTTGGCATTGATCAAGAGGATTACCGCGCCTCTCATGTGCGCACCGCCCTCAGAGAAGAGCAATGGCAAGAGGTGCTTAAGGTCATTGATTCCATGCCCTTAAAAGAACAAAAACTACGTATGTGGCAATACTGGAAAGCTCAATCACTCAACCACTTACACCAAGAATCCACAGCACAACCCATCCTCCAAGCACTGGCTAAGGAATCGGACTTTTATGGTTTGTTAACGCAAGATGAATTGCATTTAGAGTTACCCCATAAAGTAGCTATCCCGCCTGTTAGTAAACAAGAAATCGCGACGCTAGAGCCAACCTTACAACGGGCCATAAGGTTACATCGCTTAAATATTAAACCCATGGATAGACTTGAGTGGAATCTTGCTAACCAACCCTTTAATGCTCGTCAACACTTGATCGCAGCGCACATCGCCTATCAATTACAGTGGTTTGATCGAGCTATTTTTAGTGCCAGTCAAGCAGGCCCCATGGAGGACATAAACTTAAGCTACCCCACCCCATTTGCCAGCACGCTTGAGGAGAGTGTAAAAAAACGCCACCTTGATGAGGCCTGGGTTTATGGACTCATTCGCCAAGAAAGTCTGTTTGCCCCCCAAGCCCGCTCAAGAACTGGGGCGCAGGGTCTCATGCAAATCATGCCCCCTACGGCGCGCTGGATTGCCAAGCATTTATCCCTTAAACGCTTTTTACCAGATCAGACCACTGAGCTAGCCACCAACCTTAACCTTGGCACCTACTATTTACAACACCTGCTAGACCAGCTCAATACTACCGCTCTTGCCACCGCAGGCTACAATGCCGGCCCCAGACGCGTGAAGCAATGGTTAAATCCCACACCCATGGACGGCGTTATTTTCATCGAAACAATTCCTTTTAATGAAACCCGGGATTATGTAAAAAGAGTCATGGCTAACACTGTTCTTTACAGCAAACGATTAAATAAACCCTATATTCCCCTAAAGGAGCGTATTGGTATAGTGCCTACGGTAGCCAACCTACAACCCATTCACGGCGGTGAACCATAA